In Micromonospora sp. WMMD980, the following are encoded in one genomic region:
- a CDS encoding MbtH family NRPS accessory protein — MSVDDDDRTYRVVMNHEEQYSIWFADRELPAGWTATGFEGARAACLTHIDQVWTDMRPRSLRERMAAAQG, encoded by the coding sequence ATGTCCGTCGACGACGATGACCGCACCTACCGCGTCGTGATGAACCACGAGGAGCAGTACTCGATCTGGTTCGCCGACCGTGAGCTGCCGGCGGGCTGGACCGCCACCGGCTTCGAGGGCGCCCGCGCGGCCTGCCTCACCCACATCGACCAGGTGTGGACCGACATGCGTCCGCGCAGCCTGCGCGAGCGGATGGCCGCCGCGCAGGGCTGA
- a CDS encoding lysine 2,3-aminomutase has protein sequence MKVYSHERLARLAGERGMPEEYLHDLRVVSSVLPFKVNQYVVDELIDWSAVPDDPIFRLTFPHRDMLPPDIYDHLSGLRLSAAEPGVIRKAARDAHARLNPNPGDQLEANVPVHRGRRLLGLQHKYAETVLVFPSQGQTCHSYCGYCFRWAQFVGNAEIRQASSDVTDVVAYLADSPGVTDVLFTGGDPMIMSTAVLDRWVSPLLDPALDRIRTIRFGTKALSYWPARFTTDPDADDLLRLFERIVAGGRHVAVMAHFSHPRELATDEVRRAIARIRATGAVIRAQAPLIAHVNDRARDWATMWQRLVELGVVPYYMFVERDTGARSYFSVPLTRAWQVYTDAVRSVSGLARTARGPVMSAAPGKVLVDGVVRLGGSDLFSLRMLQARDAAQVGRQFFARHDPTAEWFDDLRPVPGSWWPA, from the coding sequence ATGAAGGTCTATTCTCACGAGCGTCTGGCGCGGCTCGCCGGCGAGCGTGGCATGCCCGAGGAGTACCTGCACGACCTGCGGGTCGTCTCCTCGGTGCTGCCGTTCAAGGTCAACCAGTATGTCGTGGACGAGCTCATCGACTGGTCCGCCGTCCCCGACGACCCCATCTTCCGGCTCACCTTCCCGCACCGGGACATGCTGCCGCCGGACATCTACGACCACCTGTCCGGGTTACGGCTGTCCGCGGCCGAGCCCGGGGTGATCCGCAAGGCGGCCCGGGACGCGCACGCCCGGCTCAACCCGAACCCGGGCGACCAGCTCGAGGCGAACGTGCCGGTCCACCGGGGCCGCCGGCTGCTCGGCCTGCAACACAAGTACGCCGAGACCGTGCTGGTCTTCCCGTCGCAGGGACAGACCTGCCACTCCTACTGCGGCTACTGCTTCCGTTGGGCCCAGTTCGTCGGCAATGCCGAGATCCGACAGGCGTCCTCGGACGTCACGGACGTGGTGGCGTATCTCGCCGACAGCCCCGGGGTCACCGACGTCCTGTTCACCGGCGGAGATCCGATGATCATGAGTACCGCGGTGCTGGACCGCTGGGTGTCACCCCTGCTGGACCCGGCGCTCGACCGGATCCGTACCATCCGGTTCGGCACCAAGGCGCTGTCGTACTGGCCGGCCCGGTTCACCACCGACCCGGACGCCGACGACCTGCTGCGCCTCTTCGAGCGGATCGTGGCCGGCGGCCGGCACGTCGCCGTGATGGCCCACTTCTCCCACCCCCGCGAGCTGGCCACCGACGAGGTCCGCCGGGCCATCGCCCGGATCCGGGCCACCGGCGCGGTGATCCGGGCCCAGGCGCCGCTGATCGCCCACGTGAACGACCGGGCCCGGGACTGGGCCACCATGTGGCAACGGCTGGTGGAGCTGGGCGTGGTGCCGTACTACATGTTCGTGGAGCGTGACACCGGTGCCCGCAGCTACTTCAGCGTGCCGCTCACCCGGGCCTGGCAGGTCTACACCGACGCCGTCCGGTCGGTCTCCGGCCTCGCCCGCACCGCGCGCGGTCCGGTGATGTCCGCCGCTCCCGGCAAGGTGCTCGTGGACGGTGTGGTGCGGCTCGGCGGCAGCGACCTGTTCAGCCTGCGCATGCTCCAGGCCCGCGACGCCGCGCAGGTGGGTCGCCAGTTCTTCGCCCGGCACGACCCGACCGCCGAGTGGTTCGACGACCTGCGTCCCGTTCCCGGCTCCTGGTGGCCGGCATGA
- a CDS encoding MFS transporter, with product MSAATGPTLTASDEEQMSTVTDPPRAGSERRASLWRNRDFNLLWISQCFSDLGAAMSNLAMPLLVLFLTGSAAQAGLVGSAGLVTTLACRLPAGVVADRFSRRTLLVACDVVRLVAYLGLSAAVFAGAANLPMVLAVTVVGAAANAVFGTAEHAAVRNLVPPGQLATAVARNEARSYGTQLAGPPLGGLLYGLGRSLPFVGNAVSYLLSLLAVLLIRRPMEESRAERTRQSGGAAAAEGVRFVLANPFLRALLVIAAPLNMAFTGMIFAIIVSLQRTGTPSVLVGLASTIFGLGGFLGALAAPAVQRWLRLPTLVVVLCWATTGLMATSALVSSSLLAAVPLAAAVFLAPTANAVLFGYQAAVTPDRLQGRVVSVIYLAATSAAALAPGLAGLLLARFPAAVTMLVFAGLVAVSAVTATLSNGIRSMNTDGGSADSV from the coding sequence ATGAGCGCCGCCACCGGGCCGACCCTGACCGCCTCCGACGAGGAACAGATGTCCACCGTCACCGACCCGCCGCGAGCGGGATCCGAGCGCCGGGCCAGCCTCTGGCGCAACCGCGACTTCAACCTGCTCTGGATCAGCCAGTGCTTCTCCGATCTCGGCGCCGCCATGTCCAACCTGGCGATGCCGCTGCTCGTGCTCTTCCTCACCGGCTCGGCCGCCCAGGCCGGTCTGGTCGGCAGCGCGGGGCTCGTCACCACGCTGGCCTGCCGGTTGCCGGCCGGCGTGGTGGCCGACCGGTTCTCCCGCCGTACGCTGCTGGTGGCCTGCGACGTGGTCCGGCTGGTGGCCTACCTGGGGCTGTCCGCCGCCGTGTTCGCCGGGGCGGCCAACCTGCCGATGGTCCTCGCCGTCACCGTGGTCGGTGCCGCCGCCAACGCGGTCTTCGGCACCGCTGAGCACGCGGCGGTGCGTAACCTCGTCCCGCCCGGGCAGCTCGCCACCGCGGTCGCCCGCAACGAGGCCCGCTCCTACGGCACTCAGCTCGCCGGGCCTCCGCTCGGCGGTCTGCTCTACGGGCTGGGCCGGTCCCTGCCGTTCGTCGGCAACGCGGTGTCCTACCTGCTCTCGCTGCTGGCGGTGCTGCTCATCCGCCGGCCGATGGAAGAGTCCCGCGCCGAGCGGACCCGCCAGTCCGGCGGCGCCGCGGCGGCCGAGGGCGTCCGGTTCGTGCTGGCCAACCCGTTCCTGCGGGCGCTGCTGGTGATCGCGGCGCCGTTGAACATGGCCTTCACCGGAATGATCTTCGCGATCATCGTCTCCCTGCAACGGACCGGCACCCCGTCGGTCCTGGTCGGCCTGGCCAGCACGATCTTCGGACTCGGCGGCTTCCTCGGCGCGCTCGCCGCACCCGCGGTCCAGCGGTGGTTGCGACTGCCGACCCTGGTGGTCGTGCTGTGCTGGGCCACCACCGGGCTGATGGCCACGAGCGCCCTGGTGTCGTCCAGTCTGCTGGCCGCGGTGCCGCTGGCGGCGGCGGTGTTCCTCGCCCCGACCGCGAACGCGGTCCTCTTCGGCTACCAGGCGGCAGTCACCCCGGACCGGCTCCAGGGACGGGTGGTAAGCGTCATCTACCTGGCCGCGACCTCGGCCGCCGCGCTCGCGCCCGGTCTGGCCGGGCTGCTGCTGGCCCGGTTCCCGGCCGCCGTGACGATGCTGGTCTTCGCCGGCCTGGTCGCCGTCTCGGCGGTCACCGCGACGCTCAGCAACGGCATCCGGTCGATGAACACCGACGGCGGGTCGGCCGATTCGGTGTGA
- a CDS encoding multidrug effflux MFS transporter produces MSRGQRARLVLVLGSLIAVGPLTIDMYLPALPAIVADFATTSAAVQLTLTGTLAGLALGQLLIGPLSDAVGRRRPLIAGLLLHVLASSLCVVAPNVAVLGALRVVQGLGVAATAVVAMAVVRDLFSGAAFATLLSRLLLVMGAAPVLAPTLGGGVLRWTDWRGVFVALAAFGVLLVVVASTGLPETLAPERRRRGGVVATISLYGSLLRDRVFVGLVLVAGLAMAALFAYVAGSSFVLQQTYGLDEQQFGLAFGAGAVGLIGATQYNVRLLRRYPPQRILVLSLAVGTLAGLALVAFAATNVGGLPALLVSLWTVLAAAGLAMPNAPALALSRHGEAAGTASALLGAVQFGVGAVAAPLVGVLGTGAVAMALVVAGGMVAALVALLVVVRPSRLAGLEPAPAVVAVH; encoded by the coding sequence ATGAGCCGTGGGCAGCGGGCGCGGCTCGTCCTGGTCCTCGGTTCGCTGATCGCGGTCGGCCCCCTGACCATCGACATGTACCTGCCCGCGCTGCCCGCGATCGTCGCGGACTTCGCGACGACCTCGGCGGCGGTCCAGTTGACCCTCACCGGCACGCTCGCCGGGCTCGCGCTCGGCCAGTTGCTGATCGGGCCGCTCTCGGACGCCGTGGGGCGGCGACGTCCGCTGATCGCCGGGCTCCTGCTGCACGTCCTGGCGTCGTCGCTCTGCGTCGTCGCGCCGAACGTCGCCGTGCTCGGCGCGCTGCGGGTCGTGCAGGGCCTCGGCGTCGCCGCCACCGCGGTGGTCGCGATGGCCGTGGTGCGCGACCTGTTCAGCGGCGCGGCGTTCGCCACCCTGCTCTCCCGGCTGCTGCTGGTGATGGGTGCCGCGCCGGTCCTCGCCCCGACCCTGGGCGGCGGCGTCCTGCGCTGGACGGACTGGCGCGGGGTGTTCGTCGCCCTGGCCGCGTTCGGCGTGCTGCTCGTCGTGGTCGCCTCGACCGGCCTGCCCGAGACGCTCGCGCCCGAGCGCCGCCGGCGCGGCGGCGTGGTCGCGACGATCTCGCTCTACGGATCGCTGCTGCGCGACCGGGTGTTCGTGGGGCTGGTCCTGGTCGCCGGCCTGGCCATGGCGGCGCTGTTCGCCTACGTGGCCGGTTCGTCGTTCGTGCTCCAGCAGACCTACGGGCTCGACGAGCAGCAGTTCGGGCTGGCGTTCGGCGCCGGCGCGGTGGGCCTGATCGGGGCGACGCAGTACAACGTGCGGCTGCTGCGCCGCTACCCCCCGCAGCGGATCCTCGTCCTCTCGCTGGCCGTGGGCACGCTGGCCGGGCTGGCTCTGGTGGCGTTCGCCGCGACCAACGTCGGTGGCCTGCCCGCCCTGCTGGTGTCGCTGTGGACGGTGCTGGCGGCGGCGGGCCTGGCGATGCCGAACGCCCCGGCGTTGGCGCTGTCGCGGCACGGCGAGGCCGCCGGCACCGCGTCCGCGTTGCTCGGCGCCGTGCAGTTCGGCGTGGGTGCGGTGGCCGCCCCGCTGGTCGGCGTGCTGGGCACCGGAGCGGTCGCGATGGCGCTGGTGGTGGCCGGTGGGATGGTGGCGGCGCTGGTCGCGCTGCTGGTCGTGGTGCGGCCGTCGCGCCTCGCGGGTCTGGAGCCGGCGCCGGCGGTCGTGGCCGTGCACTGA
- a CDS encoding glycogen debranching N-terminal domain-containing protein, translated as MKDAPGTVSCIDGSTFVVSDSCGDIESSPAAPVGLFAADTRYLSRWVLTVDGERMTALSVDDSHYFEAAFFLVPGGQMDYVQADVSAIRRRRIDTDLTESITVFNYGEQPRAVDVRLEVAADFADIFEIKFDVGVKTGETYTDVAPDGLKLGYRRGTFHREVALTADRPATFGPDDIRFVVHLAPGAEWSVELRAVMHAWRPDGVDLRAGPRALRADESVLPESVREWVAAAPTLDTDSAVLRQVYQRSLVDLAALRFAPLSLGGATVPAAGLPWFMTLFGRDSLLTCLQTLPFTPALTPPTLCILASLQGARTDDVLEEDPGRILHELRYGESAAFEEQPHSPYYGTVDATPLFVVLLDEYERWSGDTALVRELEQEARAALAWMDRHADLTGAGYVSYQRRNVDTGLDNQCWKDSWDSISYADGRLPGFPRSTCETQGYAYDAKIRAARLARTVWHDADLADRLEREAAQLYDRFNRDFWLEDRGWYAVALDSDGTPVDSLTSNVGHLLWSGIVPPERAARVADHLMSPALFSGWGVRTLAEGQSRYNPLGYHTGTVWPFDNSFIAWGLRRYGLTEEAGRIAEGIISAAAYFEGRLPEAFGGFDRRTTRYPVRYPTAGSPQAWSSGAPLLFLRTLLGLDPHEDHLAAIPALPATFDHIALLDVPGRWGHLDAFARRRPNNPPASTY; from the coding sequence ATGAAGGACGCGCCCGGCACGGTGTCCTGCATCGACGGCAGCACGTTCGTCGTGTCGGACAGCTGCGGCGACATCGAGTCCTCGCCGGCCGCCCCGGTCGGCCTGTTCGCCGCCGACACCCGATACCTGTCGCGATGGGTGCTCACCGTCGACGGCGAGCGGATGACCGCCCTGTCGGTGGACGACAGCCACTATTTCGAAGCCGCGTTCTTCCTGGTCCCCGGCGGTCAGATGGACTACGTGCAGGCCGACGTCTCGGCCATCCGGCGCCGGCGCATCGACACCGACCTGACCGAGTCGATCACCGTCTTCAACTACGGCGAGCAACCACGTGCCGTGGACGTCCGGCTGGAGGTGGCGGCGGACTTCGCCGACATCTTCGAGATCAAGTTCGACGTCGGCGTCAAGACCGGCGAGACGTACACCGACGTCGCCCCGGACGGCCTGAAGCTGGGCTATCGGCGGGGCACCTTCCACCGCGAGGTCGCCCTCACCGCCGACCGACCGGCGACCTTCGGCCCCGACGACATCCGTTTCGTGGTCCACCTGGCGCCGGGCGCGGAGTGGTCGGTCGAGCTGCGGGCGGTGATGCACGCGTGGCGGCCCGACGGGGTCGACCTGAGGGCCGGGCCCCGCGCGCTGCGGGCGGACGAGTCCGTCCTGCCCGAGAGCGTACGGGAGTGGGTGGCCGCGGCGCCGACCCTGGACACCGACAGCGCTGTCCTGCGCCAGGTGTACCAGCGCAGCCTGGTCGACCTGGCGGCGCTCCGCTTCGCGCCGCTCTCGCTCGGCGGCGCCACCGTGCCCGCGGCCGGCCTGCCGTGGTTCATGACGCTGTTCGGCCGCGACAGTCTGCTCACCTGTCTCCAGACCCTCCCCTTCACGCCGGCGCTGACCCCGCCGACGTTGTGCATCCTCGCCTCGTTGCAGGGCGCGCGCACCGACGACGTGCTGGAGGAGGACCCCGGGCGGATCCTGCACGAGCTGCGCTACGGCGAGTCCGCGGCGTTCGAGGAGCAACCCCACTCGCCCTACTACGGCACGGTCGACGCCACGCCGCTGTTCGTGGTGCTGCTCGACGAGTACGAGCGGTGGAGCGGCGACACCGCGCTGGTCCGGGAGCTCGAACAGGAGGCGCGTGCGGCGCTGGCCTGGATGGACCGGCACGCCGATCTCACCGGCGCGGGCTACGTCTCGTACCAGCGGCGCAACGTCGACACCGGCCTGGACAACCAGTGCTGGAAGGACTCCTGGGACAGCATCTCCTACGCCGACGGCCGGCTGCCGGGTTTTCCCCGCTCGACGTGCGAGACCCAGGGGTACGCGTACGACGCGAAGATCCGCGCGGCCCGGCTGGCGCGCACGGTCTGGCACGACGCGGACCTCGCGGACCGCCTCGAACGGGAGGCGGCGCAGTTGTACGACCGCTTCAACCGCGACTTCTGGCTGGAGGACCGCGGCTGGTACGCGGTGGCCCTCGACTCCGACGGCACCCCGGTGGACAGCCTGACCTCCAACGTCGGGCACCTGTTGTGGAGCGGGATCGTGCCGCCGGAGCGGGCCGCCCGGGTGGCGGACCACCTGATGAGCCCGGCGCTCTTCTCCGGCTGGGGCGTCCGCACGCTGGCCGAGGGGCAGAGTCGCTACAACCCGTTGGGCTACCACACCGGGACCGTGTGGCCCTTCGACAACTCCTTCATCGCCTGGGGCCTGCGGCGCTACGGCCTGACCGAGGAGGCCGGCCGGATCGCCGAGGGCATCATCTCCGCCGCCGCCTACTTCGAGGGGCGCCTGCCCGAGGCGTTCGGCGGGTTCGACCGGCGGACCACCCGCTACCCGGTCCGGTATCCCACCGCCGGCAGCCCGCAGGCGTGGTCCAGCGGCGCGCCGCTGCTGTTCCTGCGCACGCTGCTCGGCCTCGACCCGCACGAGGACCATCTCGCCGCGATCCCGGCGCTGCCGGCGACGTTCGACCACATCGCCCTGCTGGACGTGCCCGGCCGGTGGGGACACCTGGACGCGTTCGCCCGGCGCCGACCGAACAATCCGCCGGCCTCGACGTACTGA
- a CDS encoding SCP2 sterol-binding domain-containing protein: MTSADAFFDQLSAVGYDARLGTVSGSVRIDIRADGGLRQWRLDIDRGHLRVTRDGGPASAVITTSERTAEAMATGGMNGLAAITRGEILVDGDLGLALRIGRLFPTRPQAVGPDGDAG; encoded by the coding sequence ATGACGTCGGCCGACGCCTTCTTCGACCAGTTGTCGGCGGTGGGCTACGACGCCCGGCTCGGCACGGTCAGCGGCAGTGTCCGGATCGACATCCGCGCCGACGGCGGCCTGCGGCAGTGGCGCCTCGACATCGACCGGGGCCACCTGCGCGTCACCCGCGACGGCGGGCCCGCCTCGGCGGTCATCACCACCTCCGAGCGGACCGCCGAGGCGATGGCCACGGGCGGGATGAACGGATTGGCCGCGATCACCCGGGGCGAGATCCTGGTCGACGGGGACCTCGGCCTGGCGCTGCGGATCGGGCGGCTGTTCCCGACCCGGCCACAGGCGGTCGGGCCCGACGGGGACGCCGGATGA
- a CDS encoding acetylxylan esterase: MRIVDARVIVTCPGRNFVTLKIVTDEGVTGVGDATLNGRELAVASYLRDHLVPLLIGRDPARIEDTWQYLYQGSYWRRGPVTMSAIAAVDTALWDIKGKVAGLPVYQLLGGRSREGVTVYGHAALLVTAPFLCDVQRGIELTDASPYGDIARYLAVHREAEEAVRRTLSYVDGVTFARRATAPAHFGLGLRDDVCPPSTGFAAYNQYGGGSAAPAREMHTYPFNGHDGGEAVHVRRQLRWLDTVLRPTGRPRVGSGLRDRAGRR; the protein is encoded by the coding sequence ATGAGGATCGTCGACGCCCGGGTGATCGTGACCTGCCCCGGCCGCAACTTCGTGACCCTGAAGATCGTCACGGACGAGGGGGTCACCGGAGTCGGCGACGCCACCCTCAACGGCCGGGAACTGGCCGTCGCGTCCTACCTGCGCGACCATCTCGTGCCGCTGCTGATCGGCCGCGACCCGGCCCGCATCGAGGACACCTGGCAATACCTCTACCAGGGCTCCTACTGGCGGCGCGGGCCGGTCACCATGAGCGCGATCGCCGCCGTGGACACCGCGCTGTGGGACATCAAGGGCAAGGTCGCCGGCCTGCCGGTCTACCAACTGCTCGGCGGCCGGTCCCGCGAGGGTGTCACCGTCTACGGCCACGCCGCGCTGCTGGTCACCGCCCCGTTCCTGTGCGACGTCCAGCGCGGCATCGAACTCACCGACGCGTCCCCGTACGGCGACATCGCCCGCTACCTGGCCGTGCACCGGGAGGCGGAGGAGGCGGTCCGGCGCACCCTGTCCTACGTCGACGGGGTCACCTTCGCCCGCCGGGCCACCGCTCCGGCGCACTTCGGGCTCGGCCTGCGCGACGACGTCTGCCCGCCGAGCACCGGCTTCGCGGCCTACAACCAGTACGGCGGCGGGTCGGCCGCGCCCGCGCGGGAGATGCACACCTACCCGTTCAACGGCCACGACGGCGGCGAGGCCGTGCACGTGCGGCGGCAGCTGCGCTGGCTCGACACGGTGCTGCGGCCCACCGGCCGGCCGCGCGTCGGGAGCGGGCTGCGGGACCGGGCGGGCCGTCGGTAG
- a CDS encoding acyltransferase domain-containing protein, translating to MDLADTAARLGVPVEEVDRVHRLAGDRPSAPLPARADAPATLDRLAVPPHDAAEILAGWPEPGSPWWTPELRWLLDRSIALVRADLGGHGWLPPGPALPRERGPAWRHLYAYAYLALVDVARGYHRDHGIADDVSWTTLADLGRNLAVDRRMGGEGWPVMQSWLTLHARGGVYELGRLQHQRGETIGLHIP from the coding sequence GTGGACCTGGCCGACACCGCCGCCCGGCTCGGGGTGCCCGTCGAGGAGGTCGACCGCGTGCACCGGCTCGCCGGCGACCGGCCGTCGGCGCCGCTGCCGGCCCGGGCCGACGCGCCCGCGACCCTCGACCGGCTCGCGGTGCCCCCGCACGACGCCGCCGAGATCCTGGCGGGTTGGCCCGAGCCCGGCTCCCCGTGGTGGACCCCGGAGCTGCGCTGGCTGCTCGACCGTTCGATCGCGCTGGTCCGCGCCGACCTCGGCGGCCACGGCTGGCTGCCGCCCGGCCCGGCGCTGCCCCGCGAGCGCGGCCCCGCCTGGCGGCACCTCTACGCCTACGCCTACCTGGCCCTGGTCGACGTCGCGCGGGGCTACCACCGCGACCACGGCATCGCCGACGACGTGTCCTGGACGACCCTCGCCGACCTGGGCCGCAACCTCGCCGTCGACAGGCGGATGGGCGGCGAGGGCTGGCCGGTCATGCAGAGCTGGCTGACGCTGCACGCCCGCGGCGGCGTCTACGAGCTGGGCCGGTTGCAGCACCAGCGCGGCGAGACCATCGGCCTGCACATCCCCTAG
- a CDS encoding adenylate kinase, translated as MAAPARILVYGVYGAGKSTTAARLADRLGLPWIPVDDLLWQPGWVEVPVAEQRNRIEAVCRRDRWILDGAYHGWRDVVLARAELVVGLDYPRGLSFRRLLRRTLGRLVSGEVVCNGNRESLRSVLSRDSILVWHVAAFGRARRRMRAWRSDASGPPVLLFRTPAELDRWFAELPSSPPR; from the coding sequence ATGGCCGCACCGGCCCGCATCCTCGTCTACGGGGTGTACGGCGCCGGCAAGTCCACGACGGCGGCACGGCTGGCCGACCGGCTCGGGCTGCCGTGGATCCCGGTCGACGACCTGCTGTGGCAGCCTGGCTGGGTGGAGGTGCCGGTGGCCGAGCAGCGCAACCGGATCGAGGCGGTCTGCCGGCGGGACCGTTGGATCCTCGACGGCGCCTACCACGGCTGGCGGGACGTCGTGCTGGCCCGCGCCGAGCTGGTCGTCGGCCTGGACTATCCGCGCGGGCTCTCGTTCCGGCGCCTGCTGCGGCGCACCCTCGGCCGGCTGGTCAGCGGCGAGGTGGTCTGCAACGGCAACCGGGAGTCGCTGCGCAGCGTGCTGTCCCGCGACTCCATCCTGGTGTGGCACGTCGCCGCGTTCGGCCGGGCACGTCGGCGGATGCGTGCCTGGCGGTCCGACGCGTCCGGGCCGCCGGTGCTGCTGTTCCGCACGCCCGCCGAGCTGGACCGGTGGTTCGCCGAGCTGCCGTCGTCGCCGCCCCGCTGA
- a CDS encoding GlsB/YeaQ/YmgE family stress response membrane protein, translating into MLVSGYLGAVLIGTLIGPLGRLVLPGRQRIGVFATFLIGVGAAVLGTVVARRLGIADDAPVRLWVLRWDWIVLALQVGFAVVGVALANMLTFTRLAGGDDEHRRRTTRGKARS; encoded by the coding sequence ATGCTCGTGAGTGGTTATCTGGGCGCGGTGCTCATCGGCACCCTCATCGGTCCGCTCGGCCGGCTGGTGCTGCCCGGTCGGCAGCGGATCGGTGTCTTCGCGACGTTCCTCATCGGCGTCGGCGCGGCGGTGCTCGGCACCGTGGTCGCCCGCCGGCTCGGCATCGCCGACGACGCGCCGGTGCGGCTGTGGGTGCTGCGGTGGGACTGGATCGTACTCGCGCTCCAGGTCGGATTCGCGGTGGTCGGCGTCGCGCTGGCGAACATGCTCACCTTCACCCGGCTGGCCGGCGGCGACGACGAGCACCGCCGGCGGACCACCCGGGGCAAGGCACGGAGCTGA
- a CDS encoding endonuclease/exonuclease/phosphatase family protein, producing the protein MFLLVVAGLPAGSSTAGGAGPATLRVLQMNLCNSGRAGCWTGRAVPRAAEVIAAELPDVVTLNEVCRDDVDTLERALAAAHPGGPVVSAFQAAGDRPSGAATRCNNGQPYGIGLLARLDTRGDRAEVRRGTYPAQDLADPEERVWLCLHAAAVLHACTTHLANTDGAVALAQCGQLVGGVVPAIRRADGYAPTVLGGDLNLRAGGAPDVRSCVPPDYRRIDDGARQQIMATSDVTICCHRAVDMRGSTDHPALLATLTVGGDPPAGSSTVAR; encoded by the coding sequence GTGTTCCTGCTCGTCGTGGCCGGGCTGCCCGCCGGCTCGTCCACGGCCGGTGGCGCCGGGCCGGCGACGTTGCGGGTGCTCCAGATGAATCTCTGCAACAGCGGACGCGCCGGCTGCTGGACCGGCCGCGCGGTGCCGCGGGCCGCGGAGGTGATCGCCGCCGAGCTGCCCGACGTGGTCACGCTCAACGAGGTCTGTCGCGACGACGTGGACACGCTGGAGCGCGCCCTCGCCGCCGCCCACCCCGGCGGACCGGTCGTCTCGGCCTTCCAGGCCGCCGGTGACCGCCCCAGCGGCGCGGCGACCCGGTGCAACAACGGCCAGCCGTACGGCATCGGGCTGCTGGCCCGCCTCGACACCCGCGGCGACCGCGCCGAGGTGCGCCGCGGGACCTATCCGGCGCAGGATCTCGCGGACCCCGAGGAGCGGGTCTGGCTCTGCCTGCACGCCGCCGCCGTGTTGCACGCCTGCACCACCCACCTGGCGAACACCGACGGCGCCGTGGCCCTGGCCCAGTGCGGGCAGTTGGTCGGCGGGGTGGTGCCCGCGATCCGCCGGGCCGACGGCTATGCGCCGACCGTGCTCGGCGGCGACCTCAACCTGCGCGCCGGCGGAGCGCCCGACGTGCGCTCCTGCGTACCACCGGACTACCGGCGGATCGACGACGGCGCCCGGCAGCAGATCATGGCGACGAGCGACGTCACGATCTGCTGTCACCGGGCGGTGGACATGCGCGGCTCGACCGACCATCCGGCGCTGCTGGCCACGCTGACCGTGGGCGGTGACCCACCGGCCGGCTCGTCGACGGTCGCACGCTGA
- a CDS encoding MmcQ/YjbR family DNA-binding protein → MTDMVETIRRVCLALPEVDERLSHGTPTWFVRGRKSFATVWPDGHHQNEFPHLWCAAPVGSAVELAAANPRAYFRPPYVGGRGWVGVRLDAGLDEAELSEVLQDAYRTIAPPTLVARLP, encoded by the coding sequence ATGACCGACATGGTGGAGACCATCCGGCGGGTGTGCCTGGCGCTGCCCGAGGTCGACGAGCGGCTCAGCCACGGCACTCCCACCTGGTTCGTCCGGGGCAGGAAGTCGTTCGCCACCGTCTGGCCCGACGGCCACCACCAGAACGAGTTCCCGCACCTGTGGTGCGCCGCGCCGGTCGGATCGGCGGTCGAGCTGGCCGCGGCGAACCCACGCGCCTACTTCCGCCCGCCCTACGTCGGGGGGCGCGGCTGGGTCGGTGTGCGCCTCGACGCCGGCCTCGACGAGGCCGAGCTGTCCGAGGTGCTCCAGGACGCGTACCGCACGATCGCGCCGCCCACGCTCGTGGCGCGGCTTCCGTAG